GTCAATTAAGCGGTTTCCACAGAGAAGTTAATGAACCTGTTCCCATCAGAAAAGTCAATGAAGCTGCTTCCACGGGAGGAAAGTAAGTGAAATCCATGCCCCGATTCAGCAATACGCCACCGAGCTGAGTCTGTCTGCTTCGTCATCAGCAGAAGCCGAGACGATCTCCGCTCGACGCTCGCACTCGGCTAGCTCTGCAGAAACGGAACGCGGTCCGTGACAATGTGCACGTGGCGACCCGTCTCGCGCCGAGAGGCTGGACGCTTCAGGGTCGTTGTTGCACTGCTGAGCTAAAGAGGCTGAAGCGACAGCAGAAAATACGTCACCATCCGGGACTGGCGTGGTAGAGCCCGCTGCTGATTGCGGGATCTGTTCCTCTGAAggctctccgtcttcttcttcttcttcttcagcgacTCCGCTCTGACCGCCAGGGCCTGACTGTCCACAGCTGGGTGGTCTCACAAGGTCCGCTTGATTCTCCGGGTCCATGTCTCTCCCTGGGGAAGAGGTGGGGCGCTGCAGCGAGGCCCGTCTCTGGTAGATGTGCTCAACGATCTCTCTCAGCGGCGGAGGTCCAGTCGCGCAGGGTCCGTCGTCCCCCGCAGTGGCTGGTGGTGGCCTCCTGCTGCCCCTGCTGTGCTGTTCTCGGGCGCTCTGTCTCATGACCTCAGCCACCACAGCTTCTTCCAGAGCTTCCGCCAGCCTGTCCCGTCTGGCTTGCTCCTCGCCAAGGAAAGTTTCCTGGCGGCCTTGCCCTTGGCCTCTTGACCCTTGTCCTGATATGGCCCCCTGCTCTGTGGCCCCTTGACCTCTTGACCCTTGTCCTGATATGGCTTCTTGCCCTGCAGCCTCTTGACCTCTTGACCCTTGTCCTGAGATGTCCCCTTGCCCTGTGGCCCCTTGACTCAGGCCCAGCCCGGACAGCCGTGGTTCCGTGCCCCCCTGCCTCACCGCTTCCTCGTAGGACGGTGGGAGCTCACCGGAAAACATCCCGTGCGCCTCGTACATGGAGCTGAAGTCCGGAACGCGGATGACCACCCCACagcctgaccctgaccctgaccctgacctctGCGCGCTGTAGGGGCACTCCCGAGGGTGGGGGCCGGACCTGGCAGAGCACCGGTGGTCCTGCCGGCACTTCTTCAACCCGTACAGCCCCAGAAGCCGCGTGACAGACATCCCGGACAGCTGGCTGCTGGTGCTGCACCCCGACATGGACGAAGACGACGCGCGCGAGCAGAAAGCGTGCCCGCCGCCGTGCCGCTGGCCAGACTCTGAATGAGACGAGCTCTCTgattggctgctgctgctgccgccatgGCGACTGACCCGCGTCAGCCTGGCTCTGGCTGCCCTGCGCCTGCGCTCTGCCTGCTTCCGGCGTTTGGGCAGGACGAAGAGTTTGACGACGGCGATGAGGAcgaggatgaagatgaggaggatgaggagggcggTGATGACGTAGAACAAGGTCTGGCTGATCATGTGTTTGTCGCCCCCT
This portion of the Babylonia areolata isolate BAREFJ2019XMU chromosome 16, ASM4173473v1, whole genome shotgun sequence genome encodes:
- the LOC143291231 gene encoding uncharacterized protein LOC143291231; amino-acid sequence: MGKSLVLWILFGGFLGFAYGGCNEKYAAKPSQVSYITSPGYPGNFSQYVDCYYELYSTSDHRGLVVYVDVVDVTLSCDDDTTYLHVYDGFSRNPRFLGRICEGGQRTFESPRQTLYLAFRSRTQHAGRSRGFRLRVRTAPKYCHCYTQQTAVLDVTSTPALLTSPYYPYGTEPNVKCRWLLKAPEGQRVNLTVLHADMKGSGHCRHFALYVYDGKTSYDDKLLASVCHDSVQTLQSSGPYLLVVFFSGPLVYRSGSGVKLQYSTIPAEGGDKHMISQTLFYVITALLILLIFILVLIAVVKLFVLPKRRKQAERRRRAARARLTRVSRHGGSSSSQSESSSHSESGQRHGGGHAFCSRASSSSMSGCSTSSQLSGMSVTRLLGLYGLKKCRQDHRCSARSGPHPRECPYSAQRSGSGSGSGCGVVIRVPDFSSMYEAHGMFSGELPPSYEEAVRQGGTEPRLSGLGLSQGATGQGDISGQGSRGQEAAGQEAISGQGSRGQGATEQGAISGQGSRGQGQGRQETFLGEEQARRDRLAEALEEAVVAEVMRQSAREQHSRGSRRPPPATAGDDGPCATGPPPLREIVEHIYQRRASLQRPTSSPGRDMDPENQADLVRPPSCGQSGPGGQSGVAEEEEEEDGEPSEEQIPQSAAGSTTPVPDGDVFSAVASASLAQQCNNDPEASSLSARDGSPRAHCHGPRSVSAELAECERRAEIVSASADDEADRLSSVAYC